A segment of the Zingiber officinale cultivar Zhangliang chromosome 8B, Zo_v1.1, whole genome shotgun sequence genome:
CCAGTCATAGGTTGATATCCCCTGAGGTTTGTGAATCTTATGCCCGCTCGACTGGGTAAAAGGTTGTTTGGGTCTgaagcacttagccttatattaCTATCCAGACGGATTTTCAGCAAAGCATAATTATTCGAGGGACTTCCAGGGAACACAAAGCATTATATCATTTCTCAAACAGATTTCTAACATAGATTTCTAACGTGACGAACACATCATATCATTATTCTCCAAACGAATGTCTCAATGATGCGCAGAGCATAATTAAGCAGCTTAATGCTAAGACAAATGATctcgtccgaaagctgagtcagaTGGAGGCGGACCTTGgtgtactggaagttgacggaaagtcgctgcgGCGTCGGATCTATCTGGCACCCCCCCTGAAAGGTtcgcacgggcggctgacgaaggAAGATGACCAAGACGATGACACTgctgctctgcgcacactcagacgagcccacgagtcgttagagaccagaaaccagtgaaaaagtcctcgggtcaggccctccgacgctcaaatcaggtaatttttccccagaaaacacaGAGAAAAGACGAAAGGTAaaaactagtgagaaatgacgagtgaacgTACCTGCATAAGGAACAAATCAtctctttttatactgcaacggatgtttctAGGACCTggcgagtgtcagggaatgtcggctgtcaggatTTGTCTAGCGATGATTGACACGTGACTCTTCCTAATAGGGCGGCGGCAAAACCAAAGGTGTAGTGAGACCCgattgttagcatattccctgacacattgattattctctgacactctctgacaagcggttacgattccttggcctGTTTGTCCAGTAGTGCCTGGACACTGGGTCTGTATTTCGAGATCTGTATCCCAACTTGCTTTTGTATGTTGTTATCCGTGATTCGTATGTCCCGATCTGTGCATTACGTTTGTATCCCGACCTGCCTTTGTCAGCTGTTATCCATGGCcggtacgtcccgacctgtacgctggagctatgtcccgacctgcttctgtctactgttatccatgacctgtacgtcccgacctatacgcgagagctgtgtcccgacctgcttctgtctactgttatccatgacctgtacgtcccgacctatacGCGAGAGCTGTGtcctgacctgcttctgtttattgttatccatggcttgtacgtctcgacctgtacgctagagctgtgtccagacctgcttttatttactgttatccatgacttgtacgtcccgacctgtacgctaggtctatGTCTCGACCTGCTTCTATTTACTGTTATcaatggcttgtacgtcccgacatGTACGCTaagtctgtgtcccgacctgtttctgtttactgttatccatagattgtacatcccgacctatacgttaggtctgtgtcccgacctgcttctgcctACTGTTATCCATTGCTTGTACGTTCTGACCTGTATGTCcgatctgtatcccgacctgcgttctcctactgttatccatggcttatacgttccgacctgtacgcaggtctgtttcccgacctacgCTCACctattgttatccatggcttgtgcgtTCCGACCTGTATGCCcgatctgtatcccgacctgtgttctcctactgttatccatggttggtacgtcccgacctgtacgccaggtctgtttctCGACCTGCGCTCACCTAttattatccatgacttgtacgttcTGGCCTGTACACCCAGTTTGTTCTGCGCCAAGGgccttctttcctttacctttactcGGCTTGTGGGCTCGGTCCTCAGCTGTACCTGGCCCGTGGGCCCTGTCCTTGACCGCTACCAGGGCTGACCCTTGTCCGACTTATACTCCCATCCTTTGACCGCCCCATCAGCTGAGACTTGGACCCTGACCATGTAAGcctgacttctgaccagccacggaggctagacttctgacctccatgtaagtctgacttctgaccagccatggaggcttgacttctgaccagccacggaggcttgacttctagCCATCCTAtggtcttgactcctaaccacatcatcttactgacTCCACGAACATGCGTCGTATCAACAAATATAAAGGTGGTCGGCCTTACTGGCCGATCAATATACATCCAGTACAATATAGAGCTGACCATACAAAATGTAACCGAGCAGTTCAACAGAGACGATCGGTCTCAAGGACTGACTGAGATATACTTGACAGACTCCTAACAACTTGTCAGATTGGAAACTTCTTTAAGGACCATCGTGTCTTCCATAAACAGACAAATTATAACAACATATTCTTTCAACATCTTCAACAATAACAGAAGTTATAAATAATAAAAGATGATACATGTGAGTAAGGGGAAGATTTTTAGAGAATTATTATACATTATCTGAGTTGtacactttcctttacctaacaaaTTTTGATGTACTTTATCACCTCATGATTATAAAAAATATGTAAGGTGTTATATAAAAGAAAGTTCTCTCTGTAGCAAAGATGCATTCTCGAAACATTTACACCTTTACTCTCGCACACATATTGTTATTCTTCTTCATCTGACTTGAGGGCTCTTTCACCAAGGACTTTTCTGATTTTTAGGTATTGACATTTTATTTATACGTAGGATCGAAAGATATTTTCTTAACCGAAAGAAAGGACTTCCATTAATCAACCGTGCCTAGCGTGCCATTTCTATCATTTTACAACGGCAGCCAACAATATTTGAGTAATATAAGCAAGTAGAAAAATAACACTGGAATTATTAATcagggatttttttaaaaaaatattgggaTAGAAAATGTTAACAAGTGTCTCGCAAAATATGacataataatataaatattaattaaatttgcaTTTCGATCCCGCAAGATTCCGAAATAATTTTGGAGGCCGGCGTTAGACGATCAACAATCACGTCGCACCGAAGCTTGAAGATGATGGTCCAGCTCGTGATGGCGCCGGCCTTAAACTGGACGGGCACCGACGCGTCGACGAGTAACGGCACCTGACGGCGCTTCTCAGCCGCCGCCAAGTCTTGAAGGATCGCCGACGACAGTATGAAACCTGACGCCGTCAGGTCTGCGTCGAACACCGTCACGTTGCGCAGCTCCTGGAAGAAGTCCGGCCAAGCACCGTCGCCGAGTTTGACTCCGCCGTAGGATGCCGTCACCTCGCCCCCGCTGAGGTAATGGATGCCCAGCCGCTTGTTGGGGTTGACCGCTCGAAAGGTGGCGACGAACTCCGGAGAGAGGGCGGCGGCGGAGAGGTTGAAGTTCCTGACGTAGAGAGCGTCGATGGAGATTACTGGCTCTTTAGGATGGCAGACGAAGTAGAGAATGATGACGGCGACGaggaaaagtataaaagaaaggGAGGCGACGGCCGAGGCGAGGAAGCAGAGGAGGCTGCGGCGGCGGGAATCGGAGCGGCGTGCGTAGAGGGACACTCGGCGATCGTCCTCCGGCGGGGGCACGCGGAGGATGAGGTCCTTCTTGACCTGGATGACGTAGTGTCCTGGCGGCGGCGGCAGTTTGGGGATGAAGCTTTGGGAAGAGGAGTCGGAGGAGCGGGGAGAGAGGGAGCGTTCCTGCGACGGAGGAGAGTGAGGATGGACGCGGTCGGAGAACATCGTGTCTGGCGAAGAAGCGGTGCGGTGGTCGGAGAAGGCGCAGCAGGGCAGGGGAGGAGAATCAGGCGGAAGATTACTTACCGCATATAAATATTACGAATTAAATACTATATTATTATACGATATACTGAATATTAAATtacataaaagaattagaatttgcAATTACGGACAATATTTCCTAGACAACAGCTGGAAACGATAGGCTTTGCAATCCTTCGATTACGCCTTTGATTACTTCCCTTTTTTGGATTTCCTTCATTGGAAATACTTTAATTAgcgattattttattatttactcGCCGCGGCAAAGTTATGGACATTTTGCATCAATTTCCATgtaaaataactaaataaataaatagctataatattttattttattaccgcagagacttaattaaataaaacacAATAATAAACTTAATAATTAACTGGGCCGGTTCGGGCCCAAACAAGCCCAGCCCGAGCTCGGCTATTCACGGCGGTCGGTTGACTGGCTAATCATCACCACTGCGATGTTTGCTTGCGGTGTTCGAAGACTGGTTCAAACGGCCGGCCGGCCTTCCAATCAGCCACCATCTGCAGCGTTGATTGGACTCTTCTTGCCTCGTGATCTCAGTCTTTTTGTTGCATAAGACTCCAGTTCGTCCATCTCCAGCCCCGGCAATCGCTTCCCAGATCGCTAGTTAATTTCCTCTCATAGTCGCATGGTACAGGGAGCCAACTCCAAGAAAATGAGCTCCCAGAAGAGAGGGGACGTGGCCTCCGGCGAGCTACTCCCGGACCTTCCGGACTTGATGAACGACTGGTTCTTCGGCACCGCCGACGTGAACAATATGCGAGCGTATTATATGGGCGAAAGAATAAACAtaaatgaggaggaggaggaggaggaggaggaggaggtggagaggAATATGCGCAGCGGCAGTGGCAGAAATCACACCGGTCGGCTAACGCAGGAGTGGCAGGAGGAGGCGAAGAAGATAGTGGCTGTTTCGTCCTCCGGGCAGCCGGGTTCTCCGGCGAGGTTCTTTGGGTCGCCGAGGTTCGCCTCCGCCGACCATAGAGAGCTGGCGAAGACGCCGTTGCTTGATCGGAAGGATCCCCTGTCGAGATCCGCGAGGAGGTATGCGTGCGTATGTATATTTTTaggatattaaaaataaataaaatttggtttaccatcatttttattattttaaaaaagattCTATCATTTTATCTTCGcacttattaatattattaaaataaaattataagtatATTTTAATAATGATGACGCTTACGTTGTTGTGTTTTTATTAGGCACAAGTCCCTGGAAGGGATCAGCGACGAAATTCTGCGTCGGTCCTCCTCGCGCCAGAATCGAAACCCTTCCGATTCCTTGCTGCCCTCCGGCGAACCTCAGCTTCCCACTGCCTCCAATCCGCCACCGTCGCTCCCGCCGAATCTGCCGGTTCGTCGGACTTCCCGCTTCCGCCAAGATACTCCCTGCGAGCCTCAATCGCCCGCGGCTACTTCCCGTCGCACATTCCGCAGCCGCTCCCCTGCGCCCCCTCCTCCGGAGGATGCCGCATGTCTGGCACTGTCGCCTCCGCGGAATCTGGTGGAGTCGGCGCATCGGAGGTCTGTCTCTTCCACGACGTGTTCGCTGGAGACGCTCTCTCGGCCGGAGAAGGAGAAGGGATCCTcccaacctagatccatctcgtCCGCGTTTGAATCCGGCTATCGGTCAGGGGAGGCCCTGTCCCCAGGGGATGTGAAGCAGATCAACGCGTTCCTTAGTGGGCAGAGGAAAATGATCGGGAGGATCTCTCGTGGAGAAGTCCTATCTAAGGCCAAGATCATCCTCTCCGGATCGTCAAATGGTTTAAGTAAATTCATATAAGCTCCTTCTCTCCATGTCATTCGACCATATCTACCAAATTTCTTCAAATAGGGTTTTGTTTCTTTGATAGGCACGACGAGTACGATGGTGGCGGCTATATGTTATGCATGGTTACTGCAGAATCGAGAGGAGGAAGATGTGGCCGTGATACCAGTGGTGAACATTGAGAGAGGGAGGATGAACAAGCATGAAGAAGCTGCTTGGCTCTTTTTCCATGTCGGCATTGATGCTTCAGCACTGCTCTTTGCCGACGAGGTAACTCTCATCACCTTTTACTTTCTAGATCTACTCTTTCTTTTCAACATTACATGCGTGCTGGAGTGCTTGCAAACATCGCATATCATGTCTGCTGGTGCCAATCTTCATTTCGGAGCTTCCATGGCGCCATGATGCATAAGGTCAATATCTCCTCTGTGATCAACACTGAAGTGATATGCTTGAGGCCTCACTACTCTTTTGTATACTTGTATTCGCAGTGACAGTTGAAGTTTTTGACTCATAATATTCACTATTATACCTTTTATATCCAAAGAAAATTACATCAGTATCTGATGCTTAAGATGCTCAATGTAGTTTAACCTTTTGTAATCTATTGTCAGTAACCATCTGTGTTAATTTCTCACGACTACTTACTTTTTTCGTGCATGAATCAGGTAGATCTTGGTAATCTTTTAATGAACAGACAATTAAGTATGCTTGTTATCGGGCAAGATGTGCTTAAAACTAAGAATGAGGTGATTGATCAGTATTTGAAAATTTGAGAACAgagctatttgtttataaagtTCTCATACATTCTCTCTTGCATAGGTGGGTTCATTGTGCACAATTCTCACAGATAATTACTGTGAAGAAGCCTATGATCTACTTCAAAATCCTAAGTTGAAAAATCTATTGGTAAAACTCACAATCTAAGTCATATTTATCATTGATTTCGCCCTCTTTTGCAAATTCTAGTGATCATTATTCTGTCTCCAGCTTGCAGGTATTCTCTTGGATACACATAATCTTAATTCCACATCTTCGTTTGTTGCAAAGAGAGATGCAGAGGCAGTACGATTGCTTTCCACTGGTTCTTCTCCCGACTACAGACATGAATTGTTTGAGCAATGTAATCTTTAATTATTCATATTTATTTTGACTTAATTATTAACTCTTTTTTGAGTTTGTTATCTTCTTGTCATCTGTTTTCAACTAGTGATGCAAGATCACAAAGACAGTTTGTTTCTTGAAGCTCTCAAGAAGCATTATGGAAAGGCTACCCATGACTGTAAGTTATGCAAAATTactgtttttattttttctaggCCCTATAGAAATTATTATCTGTTTGTAAATTGGTTTCATTTCACCATTTTCGGAGTAATCTTGAGTTATGGTGTCATTGTATGATTCTTCCTCAAAATTACCCCCctaaaagtttaatttttgtttactTTTGTTGGATGTTTACTTCAGGCTCACTACTTCTCCAAGCTAAATTAGTCTGAACATGTTTTAGTCTCAAATATTAAAAGTTTATCACTATATTAGATG
Coding sequences within it:
- the LOC122014359 gene encoding NDR1/HIN1-like protein 13, with protein sequence MFSDRVHPHSPPSQERSLSPRSSDSSSQSFIPKLPPPPGHYVIQVKKDLILRVPPPEDDRRVSLYARRSDSRRRSLLCFLASAVASLSFILFLVAVIILYFVCHPKEPVISIDALYVRNFNLSAAALSPEFVATFRAVNPNKRLGIHYLSGGEVTASYGGVKLGDGAWPDFFQELRNVTVFDADLTASGFILSSAILQDLAAAEKRRQVPLLVDASVPVQFKAGAITSWTIIFKLRCDVIVDRLTPASKIISESCGIEMQI
- the LOC122014242 gene encoding protein prune homolog 2-like, whose translation is MIGRISRGEVLSKAKIILSGSSNGLSTTSTMVAAICYAWLLQNREEEDVAVIPVVNIERGRMNKHEEAAWLFFHVGIDASALLFADEVDLGNLLMNRQLSMLVIGQDVLKTKNEVGSLCTILTDNYCEEAYDLLQNPKLKNLLLAGILLDTHNLNSTSSFVAKRDAEAVRLLSTGSSPDYRHELFEQLMQDHKDSLFLEALKKHYGKATHDSKEKRLPVVAAPTRTPNPVPLPGKERETRGKNKFFLAKWFGFGSK